In the genome of Balearica regulorum gibbericeps isolate bBalReg1 chromosome 14, bBalReg1.pri, whole genome shotgun sequence, the window CTCCTATGTGGCCTAAGCCTAAGAAAAGGCTAAGGTGTGTATTTTTGTAAAGCTAACATCAGGATGGACAGCAAACCAACCGATGACCAGCAAAGCCAAGGAATTATCTAAGACCAAGTTACCTGCTGGGGAGATCCAGAAGATGCCCATTCAAAGCAAGCACTCTCCCAGCTGATGGCTGATCCAGAAAGGAGCAGAAGTACGCCACATGTTGTGAACCTAAGCCTCAAGGCAACGAGGTGCAAAAAGGGCCAGCCATCTACACAGGCGGTCTCCTGTTTATCTAGGGCTATGTCTACATGAGCAATCAGCACAGCAAGAGTCAAGTTAGACAGCAAAGGAGTCACTGCTCAGCACTCGATGGTCACATTATCTGTGTTTTGAGGATTTTACTCTCTAACGAGCTCTGGCTTGGTCTGATGGACCTAATGACAACTGGTTGGTAGAGCTTGTCTTTTGGCTTAGTTTAACCCAAAATGAATCAGGTCACGAGCTCTGAGACTGCTCCGTGATAAACCCACGGTACATTACGCAGGGACAGCAGAGCACTTTGCTGCAGTAGCGCATGCCCTACCTGAGCTGCAAAGGTACCACAGACACCGCCacagccctggggacacccaGTGCAGGGTCCTGGTCACCCTAAATGAGGCAATACTCACACAGAGGCAAAACCTACAGCCAGCCTGAGCAGGGCTCCATCCTGGCTGGACGTGGTGCCTTTCAGAGCAAAAGGCTCAGGACCAGATCCCCTCCCCAGGCAAAGGAGCGCCAGCAGTATTGATCCGCAGAGAGACAGTGAAGCATTGTTCGGGGATATCCAGCCATTTGCTCTATCTTGTTTTAATCAGTCAACACTCAAAAAAAAGATAGCGGGACCAAAAGTCCTCTATCTTTATCTTTTCTCACTTAATCTCCAGCTGACATTTTTCCACGAAAACATGCCTCATTCCTCGCTGTACGATTTCAACTCTCCCTCTTCTGTAATATTTTGCCTCAAACAGGCTATACAACTCTTTACTACTTTTACAGAGGCAGGTATGACATGCTCCGACTCTCCCAAAACCCACGACTGCTCATCTGGCTTCAGCCACATACAGATGCCGAATTGCAGAGATGGGACCAGCAGAGCCACCCCAGCCAGGGAGCTCagcgcccccccaccccgcactGCCCTGGGATCAGCTGCCTGACACCCCTTGGCTGCCTGCGGCAAAGCatctgccagagctgctgccacctgGCTCTTAGGGGCTTCTCCGCAAGTGGTACCACCTACCCTCCACCCTCCACCAGTTCAGATGCTGAAGCAGTCAAACGGCGGCCAAGGTGCACCTTGGCATCcacctctgccagccctgccctcccaccGTGCTCTGAAAGCCATTTCCCACCCTCCAGATGGATAACACCTCCTCTGCCGTGACTGCTGGGAGCTTCTTCTCCGGGACAAAGTCTATGCACCCAGCTTGGTGCAAAAGTCCTGAGTCCGCTGGCTCAGGAAATGTCCTTTAGTGACAACGGCACCGTACCTGCCTGCAGGAGGGCACGTCCAACAGCAAACCTGCTCATCCTTTCCCTTGCAGTGTACTTCTCCAGCAGCAACTTTTATGCCACCCAAGTTGCAGTAAAATATCCAGTATACCATTGGAGAAGTAACTCTGTGAACCCTTAAAAATGGATGATTTGGCATTTACTTCCTTCTGCTCCCTACGGCATCCCCGCATTAATGACAAGCAGTGCACGGCCTGGTAAAGCCTCCTAGCCCACTTGTATTTTGCAAGAAGTGGGATGCACTGTGGACCCCTATGTGGGCTGACTTTCTCCCAGACTGTAGTGTTGCTAAAACACAGTCCCATTGGGAACTGAAATGcttcaaaaagataaaaagtaaaaaagaaggaTAGGCGGGCTAAGAGAAACTCCCAGAGTACACCCAAGACCATCTGGCATGAAAGTATGGAAGCAGGGAGGCAGCATCACTAATGGGAGCAGAGCGGGCAGCCCGACTCTGGCAGAGGAACTTCAGCTGCCACACGAGAGGAGCATCCTTCCTGTGCCATCAGGACTTCGCCCCCAGGAATTTCAACATGAGAGATCccacttcagagaaaaaaaatataaacgCCATGAACTTCAGGTCCAGAGATTAGGGTCTGGTtaaaacaggcttttaaaaaaggttATAATTTTGAAAGTCAATTTAGATTAACCTTAACTAGCTTTAaactatatatatgtatctccTTGCCACGTTTGCAACCCACGCACAACATTTTGCGGTGCCAGTGAGCTAAATCATGTGCAAGTGAGCGGAGTAAAAGGAACCACgggcttgaaaaaaaaacctctgggCTCAAATGATCTTTCATTGTTGCAAACAGCACAGGAGATGGCAACAGCAGAAGGaatcaagaataaaaatggaacTCACTCGTTTACCTTGTTGGTTTtgtcaaaacattttgacaACACTTTGCATGTGCAGCCCGCTTCTCTGTTCTGCTACCAAAAATGCAGATCCTTTCACCTATCTTCATGCATTACTGAAGAAAGTCAAGAAGAGTTTTTTAGGGAAAAGCCCAGCACAAGAACTTAAAAATATGCTGGACTCCTCTTCAAGATAGTCCAAACACCAACATGGAACAGTGACCCTTCAATTACACTAGCTGAGTTAACAaggagcaggcagccagcagaggaggatagtaagaaaataaaaggaaagtttGGGGAAGCctgacaaaaagcaaagaaaaaaaaaaaaagaagaaagaaaaaaaaaagaaaaaaatggtacaAACCAGGATTTTAAATTTGcgattaaaaaattaaaaattcttgaCAGTGTTGTTTTAACAGAGAAACTATCCAGCGCTTTAGGTAGCACCCTACCTCTCAAAAAGCAATCCAAGACGGTTAGAAGTAGCAAGGTTTTGAATGAGCAAATTGCACAGTTGTGGAAGAATTTGCTTTCACTGCCTCCTATCCCACTCACCTAAGAGGGACTTGTTTTCTACCCTTTGGACTAGCGAAATCCAGGAAATTGGTTGGTTCTAGTTACACTTTGAGTTTTTGTGTTTCACAAGAGCCCCCTGAAATGTAAACCTGTTTTAGCATTCTTGTACATTAATGTCAGGTTTCTCCACTTCTAGCTCCCACAACTTCTGCCACAGACAAGTCAATCAGATTTGGTATATGCCCTGGAACAGGAAATGGGAGGTCTGGGtctaaagcaaacaagcaaacaaaaaataattaggtCAGCATTCTGCAAGGTGTTGGATCCAAACTTGGTGGATCTGCTGAAGTCTTCAACCCAAAATGCTtagtaattttactttaaaaaaaaaaaaagtttaacctgttgaacttagagaaaagaagaaagtggcAGATGTttgaggaagggagaaaaagtgtgCAGGTGCAAAAACATAACGTGCCTTAGTTCACCACCTCAGAAGAAATCagagttttcctttgtttggttttgtttttcttaagtgCCAGGGAAAAGTGCTTCCTAAAGGGTGGCTTTAGAGTTTACGGGCACCAAGGTGGAAGCATGAAGTGAAGACATGCCAAAAACGTCAGGTTTTCATAAATGCTTCTTGAAAACGTGCACCGTGTTTCTAGTAAAAATGCATATCTACCAAATCTCCACTGACCACAGGCCACTTGCATATGGAAAGTTGCATCAATTTGCAGCATCGATGCTGACATTTTTGCCTTCTCCTTCCACCCACCTCCCcaattgtttttccttgggAGACATACAGCGCCACTGCATTAGAACgtacaagaaatgaaaacagtgagTACGACTGATATAGATCCATTGactttttattacaaatgtaCTTGATCACTTGGCTTCAAAAAAGTTTAAATCAACCCCTATTTTCTGTACGCCAGTACAAAGTAAAAtctattttacaaattaaatacctaaaaatttgacaaaaatattaaagtttgatggaaaaaacagttataaaaatcttaaatccCCTTTTAAGAAGGTAAGAGATAATATCCCCTCCCAACCCCCACAGTCCTGTTATACAATATTAATAGTCATTTTTTTAGAATAGGTAGGTATGTTATATCTTGCTGTTAGCATACAAGACACTCTAATAGCTTTATCTGTATATACTCCAGTTAGTGCATGAATGCCATCTGATTGAATATAATCAACTATCTTTAACTGATCCCTAATTTACATTTCATAGCTTGCATAGTTTGAAGGGACAAAGGTTATACTACAGCTAATCATAAAAAAAGGTGGTTacagtgctatttttaaaggcaaCAAAGTAattgctcccccccccccccccccaaaaaaaaaagacgttATCGGTCAGCTCTGAGCAGGGGTTAATACCACCAGCAGCTTTCTGCCTTGCTCCATAGGATCGTCTCTGCCTCGCACCCGCTGCCCGCGCCAGCAGCCCCTCTGCGCTTTACAACAGTGAAGTTACAGGTTGCGAACCGCTTCTCAGCGGGCGCTACACCGAGCACATTTCAACCCCTGCAAGGGATACGCAGGAAAGTGACACtgtcaagtatttttttctttttttttaaattgaatttttcaAAAACGCTCTCCGCCGCATACGGGTGTGCCTCATTGGAAGCTCAGTGTCCTGTCCACACCCCACAGCCAAGTTTCTGACCACTGGCCCGGCTGCCCGTGGCTCCAGCCTGGCCAAAGACCTGGCACTGTGGGCCAGGAGCTCCAAGACAGTCCAGCCAGTCCCCTCCGGCTCCTGGGCGGCTGGAGGGCTGCCCCTCGCGGCAGCATCGCAAGCGGGACCACAAAGAAGAGGCAGGAATCAACAGCGGCTTGTtcgctttcttttttttttttttatttcacttctcAGACAGAGCAATTTTACTtcttaacaaaataataataatagtaatgacTTTGAATTTGGAGGACATTTCTCCGTTAGCATAAAACCACTTAAAGGGTGGCTGTATTTCAATGGTAAATTACTTGACAGTGTCcctttaacttaaaaataaaatgtcagtattGCAATGAATTTCAAGTTTTCTTGCACGTAGTCATTATAAAGTAGTTTTTATCATGCTCTTGGACCTATTCTACAAGACATTTAAAAGCATATCATCAAGGAAAATATAAGGCATACTTCTCAGGAATTAGATATCTTGGCACATTTGAGcatactgtctttttttaaaacaacacatATGGTCAAATATACCGTTCTTCTCCTAACATTAAACAGGGTTTTCtgtactttgttttaaatactgagATATTAGAGCCTTGGTAAAGTACCGAGCACCtccgggaaaaaaaaaaaaattaaaaaaaaagcaagaagtaaatcaaaacaaaaacaaaaccagaagcaaaatCCCACGAACCTTTACAGTCATTTTAGTCTTTCATTATCATCATTCACCAAGTCCTAGAACATACATAACATGcgttaaaagaagaaaacaaaacaaaacaaaacaaaaaccaacaaaacacgCAGAAGAAACCCAAAACGAGACAAAAACTGACCACAAGTTCTCGGACACTGTTCACCAAACTGCCAGTGGGCTGTTACAGGCTGTACTGGTTTGACTGGAACCGCGCGGCCCCGTGCACTTCTCGAGTCAGCCGGATCCCGGGCAGGATCCGGGCGGCGCGGGTGAGGAAGACCACGGGGAGCAGCCTGCCTCGTTAGCGATGCTCCCAGGAGCCGGGAGGGTACGGAAGGACACTCTGCCGTGCTCTCATCACCTCCCGCTACTTATTGCTGGGAACACAACGCAGCAGCGTGGAACTACGATTGCCGGACTGCGTCTGTCGGCAGCGCGACAACTTTTGGGAGGGCAGTGAACAGCAGGACCAAGACAATCAATCAAgtagcaaaaccaaagcaattaATTTCCTAACTACGTCTAGCAGCATGGAGAATGCAGTCCCGCACACGTCACAGTTGAAGTACAATAATTGATGGAATTGCCCATCCAGACCCTCCGATTCAAAAGCAGGTTATCAGACAAATGTTTACATGCAATTGAGAACCATTTCAAATGTCACATTACGCACTCCGAAAGCTTATTTTACTACTGGGAAATAGGAAAGTGCAcattaaagcaattttaaacatttccagtgattgtttaaaagaaacagaaacacctCACTACCGGCATCTCATATTTAACTTTCTGTGAACACTAACGGCAAACTTCTTTAAAGGGAAATAATGCATGGTACAATGGAAACAGCTTGTTTTGACACTTACAGtacatcttgaaaaaaaaaaaaagaagagaaaaagggaattataatttcaaatgggaataaaaagacagcaggaaataaaattatttaaaacaagcttttccccaccaccaccccccttcCAAAACTCCATCCTTGACCATCAGTAAAGAAGcgcaggcagctcctgcttgTGCAGGTGGTGCCTTCTACGCACAGCAGCTAGGTCTACCAGATGGCTAACTTTTCCAAGAGCGTTAAGAAAAATGATTGCATCCCAAAAAAACTTCCCAGTGGAACAAGATCCTagtttctctgaaatgctgtCTACTGAATTCCggccaaaaagagaaaagagagaaaagagaaaagagagaaaagagaaaagagaaaagagagaaaaaagagaaaagagaaaagagaaaagagaaaagagaaaagagaaaagaaaagttttcactGTTtaaggcatctttttttttataatgttttcaCTCATAATGATGATAGTCATGCAGCagtttaatgataaaaatatattaatattttactatACAGCAGCAAGAAGTTAGTCAATTAAAAGCACaccaactttttttaaaagaaaaagaaccaaagcaacaaaaacaacCTGTAAAAATCTattcttcttattattattactacaaACAATTTCAATTTGGAGAACACACCTGGACAGATTAGTGTTCTGACAAATCTGCATTTCCCTACCCTAGGCTTCGACCAGAGCCTGCGAGCACGCACACCGGCGAGGAGGCTGGGACGGGGAAGGAAGGGCACGGCCAGGCTCGCCAGGTATGTAGCCAGTAATAACTAGCACCACAGCTACATGGAAATCCGTTACAGACACACACCGGCTTGGctttcacttttaaatgaaactcCGAACCCCACGGCTCAGTAGGATTACTCTGCAATTGCGTCGCACTGATTTCTAACAGGCCTACAGAAGTTAACGGCACTGGCAGGGATCAAAGCACAGGTTCGGACCTCTCACGAGTTTAGGACATAGTGCTAGTGCCAGTGGCAACACGGAAAGACTCGCTACCTGCTGTCCAAAAACAGGTTGACTGGAAACCGCTGCACGTCAGGTTAAGTACTTTAAgtacacagaataaaaaaaatatattatgaacAATACAAGTACATCTCATATACACAATAATGACAATACGCCTACTCAGTTGTAAACCAAACaggtgcagaaaaaaatattacgggaagaaattctttacttttttttttctctctctctttttttttcttttcctcttttcttttttttttaaactatttgaaTAACTTTGGTTCAAACGTAAAAATCACAAGTTagcaaatttcatttaaatgccttttttaataatttttcttcatgttcacAGAAGTTTCACTGACCATTTTTATGTTTAAGGTCCAGATGCAATGCATATTGTATAAAAGAGAGCACTTATTGTTTACCTTGCATGAATTAAACCTACGTACCTTTTAACTCTACAAACTTCTGCATAACATTTAGACAAAGCTCAGACACACAGCATGCCTAGccctcatatatatatacacatctcTAATCACAGGTATATAGGGTGTCAAATATACTATAGTAACCTCCATGTAAGGTTCGAAATTTGGTaacaaaatgagaagaaaaaactaaaaatattattttacgTGTtctaaaatatctcttttttttgtgctaAAGTCAAATGTTAGCTCAACatgaaaaggactttttttttaatataattcagCAATATTATAATCTTGACCATTTTTGCAAACACTTTTAATAATAATAGCTTAAACGTGTACAAAAGTTCTCGGTTAATTAGGGAAATAAACACTCagttctttatatttttaatcaagtaGGAAACACAGTTCATATATAatgttattacttttttttgacttttttttttgtgtgttttgttttgtttttttttttgttttagcagcTGCTTACTGTTTGATACGGTGGGTAAAGTGGAGGAACATCCAGCGATGGGTGGCGGGTCGGAGGCGCTGctgccgggcggcggggggcgccgggcgggcggcgctgcCGGGGGGGGCGCCGGGCAGCGGGGACGGCTTGtcgccgccgcccccccgccccgccgcccgcccgccctcccgccggcggcggggccagTCCGCGTCCCGGGGGGGCGGGCGGTCAGTCCTCCTCGGGCTCCTCGGCCTGCAGCAGGGCGCCgggcggcccggcggcggcggcggcggcctcGGCCTCGGGGGGCGGCTCGGACCCGGCGCccgcggggggggcggcggcggcggcggcggcgcgctTGTCCCGCTGCTTCTCCTGGATCTTCTTCATCTCGTCCGAGTACTTGCAGAAGGTGTGGCCGAACTTGGCCCAGACCTTGTAGGGGACGGTGATGGAGTTGCGGTAGGTGGGCTTCACCTCGCTCACCCGCATGAAGACGCCGTACTTGTTGGAGCCCACGTCGAAGAAGAAGCGCTTGTTGTCCACAGTCAAGGAGGTGCCCTCGGGCAGCTCGGCCGGCTCCTCCTCCACCCCGTAGTCGTCGATGAGCTTGGCCAGGGCGTCGCGGAACTCGATCAGGCCCTGGGCCGGCAGGGCGATGGTCTGGCCCTGCGTGGAGCCCAGCCCCGGCCCGCGGTTGACGGTCTGGCGGACGCGGAGGAAGCGCCCGCGCTGGTTCTCCTTCAGATCCATGTAGTACTTGCGGTTCTCCCGCACCAGGAACTCGCTCTTGAGCGCCCGCCGGGGCTCGTCGGCCGCCTGCGCCAGCTCGGGGGGCTGGCTGGGCCCCAGCTGGGCGTAGTGCTCGATGAAGTCGCCCAGGTAGTCGCGGAACTCGACGGCCACCGACATGGAGAGGGTCAGGCGGCTCTTGTTGCCGCCCGCCCCCACCTCGGCGATCTTGAGGAAGCGGCCCTTGGCGTTCTGCTTCACGTCCAGGTAGAAGCGCTTGTTCTGGATGTCCACCCGCTTGGAGGCCAGCTCCTGCGTCTCATGCTGCAGGCCGCCgcccgggccgccgccgccgccgccgccgcccgagCCCGGCCCCCCGGCGCCCGccgcgcccccgccgccgccgccgccgccctgcTCGCTGCCGCTGTCTCTGTCCGCCATGatgccgccgcccgccgccgccgctcggcctcggccgccgccgccgcttctCGCCCGGCGCCCCCCCCTgcgccgccgcccgctccgcctcctcctcctccgccgccgcctccttcctcggccgcccccggccgccgccgccgccgccgccgctcctcccgccgccgccgccgccgccgccgctgctgcaACAGCCCCCGCGGCCACCAGCCGGCCGCTCTCGCGAGATCTGCGGGAGCGAGGAGAGGGCGCGGGAAGGCGGCAGAGAGCGGCCCCCGACGCCGGCCGCCCCGCCGAGCCGGGCAGCAGCGCCGCGCCGCCGGGCGGCCGCGCCGCGCACCGCCGGTCTCCTTCAGCGGCCGGGGGCGGGCTGccgtgccccccccaccccgccccgtGCTCCCGCGGCTCCCGACGGCGCCTCCCGGCCCCGCCAGGCTCGTCGTGGCCAGGGGTTCCGGGAGGAGATCCCTCGCCGAATCCCAAGCCAGCTCCAGCCCAAGTAAGGATGCTTTCTCCCCGTGCTGCAGGCCAGGAAGCAAAGTGGCAGGCTGTGTTTGGCTAAACAGTCCTTTCCCTGCCCGCTTGCCCGCCTGCTGCTTCCAGGAAAGAGAGTGCTGATTTGTGGGGAGGGCGTCAATGCTACCTTGAGCATcccaaaaaaaacctgcaggcGTGGTGAGCGAGGCAGTGGTGCTGCGAGGCAGATTTCCTGGTGGCCTGCGGGATGTGCTCTCTGCTGGAGGAAATAACGTGTGCGTTCATCAAGGAGAAAGAGATTAAATTGCTAAGACATCTGTGTGTCTTAGATGTGGCTTAGATATCATGGGAGGAACCACCAGTCTGCCCCGATGTTGTGATTAAAGCCTTTGTTATTAGTGACTCCATgagtaacagcaaaaaaaaaaaaaaaaaaaagaggaaaacgGTTTCTTTATAATACAGAAGCGATGTTTTGAAGCTGCGGTGAGCTGCAGCTTGCAAGCTGTCAGCAGCTGTATGTCAGCTTGCAGAAATGCCCTGAACACCTGGGACGCGCGGTGCTACGTGGATGCTACGTTTGATTTTCAGCCCGTCCCAACGCAAGACTTCTCCCGGTGGGTCCCTGGCGTGGGAACTGTGCAGCCAAGCTGGCATCACTGCGCTGCACCCCTGTGGCAGGCTGAGGGCTGATGCTCTGTCAGTTCCTCTCTCTTGGTTTGCTCTTTTTATCCTGAAGAGAAATGACATTTTAACTGAGGCCTAACGATGATGCCTCTTGCTAATGCCAGCAGGTATCCTTACGGAGTCCAAACCACTGCTTTATTCATGCGGGAGAGCTGGTAAATATATAACTGCTGAGGAAATGCATTTGGTGAAAGCCTGGTGCCCAGGAAGCACGTGGCTGGTCTGTTTCTGACTGCGGTGGCGTGAGAATTCCTGGTGGTGACGATGCTGATcaagtgcaggcagcagcagcagttatTCTTCCTCCCCAACGAAGACCAGCATTATTGATTTCAGAGTGGATGCACTCCAGGTGGATACCGGTAATCCCAGGAACAGACCTGCCAACGTTTCTCCTTTGGTGGGATGGTGTTGGTGGGACCCTGCTTGTCCAGCATCATTCTGTGTGCCTAGTCACAGCAACTACCTAATACTCTGGTTTTGAGTCTGAATTTGGCTAGAATACAGGCATTTGCTTATTTAAGtaaacagaacaaagcaaaaaaatgcattttttcttcccaatagGTAATCTTTTTCAACAGAAGTTCTACCATAGCAGTCCCTCTGGGCGGCTGGCagtggctgtgctgcagggaccTGCACCAGTCTGCCGAGCGCTGAAACAAGGTAACATGGCCAAGGCAAGCCTGGGATGACTGCTGGAACAAAGCGAGGTGCAAAACAGGATAGACAAAGGTGGTGGACAAACCCAGGAGCCAGGGGAATCTCTTCATACCTTGTCCAGGTACTGATGGCCAAAGACTGGATAGGGATCTTGCAGGGACATCCTGGGTCACAGGCTGCCCTCCCTCGCTGTTGTAGCCATATCAATATGTCCCACACGTTTATCAGACTTCTTGTGGGCTTCTTCTGTGGGTTCTGCTGAAATCCATCCCAGACCtgtttgctctgaaaaaaaggaaatcttttcaCCCCCAGCCTGAATGGCTTCTTTACAGCTCCCCACAACTTTTGGCTTGGAGCTTTCATAAggttttctcatgttttctcCCCTTCCATGTGTCTCTCAGTAGCAATTATGTCCCCTTCAGCCCCTGTTCTGGTAGtctaaataaaaccaagttttGGTGGTTTCCTCTCATAAGATAAATCATTTCTTTGACTGCTGTAGTTGTCCTTTATCACACCAGTTTCAGTTCCTCTGAAAGATGGGGGAGGAAGTATTCAGAGTCATGGCTGGGATTTCAGGCTTAAGATCAATGGgacttttgtttcaaaatccAATTTGGAGGGCTTTTAAGAACATATCTGATCATTACAGCGAGCATCGCAAAGTTTGGAGCCCAAGCCTGTTATTCAGCTACAAAAGAACAACTCTGCTGACTCCAAGAACTTGTACAAACATTTATAATCGCAGGAAGGAATCTAAGAGCCATTCAAACAACAGATAAGATTCGTAACAAAAGTGGCTGAGATGCAATTGTTATTGTGCAAGTCAAAGAAAAGGCTGTCACACACAGAGGATGTTGCCAGGAAAGATGCATTTGAGTTGCCGAGCCATTCTTCTCCCATCCGCTGTCCGAATTCTCCTGCAGTCTTCCTG includes:
- the LOC104638416 gene encoding transcriptional activator protein Pur-alpha, with protein sequence MADRDSGSEQGGGGGGGGAAGAGGPGSGGGGGGGGPGGGLQHETQELASKRVDIQNKRFYLDVKQNAKGRFLKIAEVGAGGNKSRLTLSMSVAVEFRDYLGDFIEHYAQLGPSQPPELAQAADEPRRALKSEFLVRENRKYYMDLKENQRGRFLRVRQTVNRGPGLGSTQGQTIALPAQGLIEFRDALAKLIDDYGVEEEPAELPEGTSLTVDNKRFFFDVGSNKYGVFMRVSEVKPTYRNSITVPYKVWAKFGHTFCKYSDEMKKIQEKQRDKRAAAAAAAPPAGAGSEPPPEAEAAAAAAGPPGALLQAEEPEED